The Streptomyces sp. TLI_105 DNA segment ACCCTGGCCTCCTCCTCGTCCTTCGCGCACGACATCTACGCCAACGTCATCCGGCGCGGGAAGGCCACCGAGCAGGAGGAGGTGCGGGCCGCCCGCTGGGCGACCGTCCTCATCGGCGTCGTCTCCATCGCGCTCGGCGCCCTCGCCCGCGACCTCAACGTCGCCGGCCTGGTCGCCCTCGCCTTCGCGGTCGCCGCCTCGGCCAACCTGCCGACGATCCTCTACTCGCTCTTCTGGAAGCGGTTCACCACCCAGGGCGCCCTGTGGTCGATCTACGGCGGTCTCATCTCCGCCGTCGTCCTCGTGATCTTCTCGCCGGTCGTCTCCGGCAAGCCCACGTCGATGTTCAAGACGGTGGACTTCTACTGGTTCCCGCTGGAGAACCCCGGCCTCGTCTCCATCCCGCTCGGCTTCCTGCTCGGCTGGCTCGGCTCGATCCTCTCCAAGGAGGAGCCGGACAAGGGCAAGTACGCGGAACTGGAGGTCAAGTCCCTCACCGGAGTCGGAGCGCACTGAACCGTATACGTTCCGCGACCGTCCGACGGCCGCGTCGTAGAGTTCTACGACGCGGCCGCGTCGGTCCTCGTGACAATCTGCCCTGCTCGTTGTCCGTGCGCTCGCGTAGGCTCGAAGAACACGCATCCGGAATACGGGGAGGGGGCCCACAGTGCTCATCGACACCTACGGCCGTGTGGCCACTGACCTGCGCGTCTCGCTCACTGACCGGTGCAATCTGCGCTGCACGTACTGCATGCCGGAAGAGGGCCTCCAGTGGCTCGCCAAGCCGGACCTGCTCACCGACGACGAGATCGTCCGGCTGATCCGCATCGCGGTCACCGACCTCGGCGTCACCGAGGTCCGCTTCACCGGCGGCGAGCCGCTGCTCCGTCCCGGCCTCGTCGGGATCGTCGAGCGCTGCGCCGCCCTGGAGCCCCGCCCCCGGATGTCCCTGACCACCAACGGCATCGGGCTCAAGCGCACCGCCGCCGCCCTCAAGGCGGCCGGCCTCGACCGGGTCAACGTCTCCCTCGACACCCTGCGCCCCGACGTCTTCAAGACCCTCACCCGGCGCGACCGCCACCAGGACGTCCTCGACGGCATGGCCGCCGCCCGCGAGGCCGGCCTCACCCCGGTCAAGGTCAACGCCGTCCTGATGCCCGGGCTCAACGCCGACGAGGCCCCCGACCTGCTGGCCTGGGCGGTCCAGGAGGGGTACGAGCTCCGCTTCATCGAGCAGATGCCCCTGGACGCCCAGCACGGCTGGAAGCGCGACGGCATGATCACCGCCGGGGACATCCTGGAGTCGCTGCGCACCCGCTTCACCCTCACGCCCGAGGGCTCCGAGGAGCGCGGCTCGGCCCCCGCCGAGCGCTGGGTGGTCGACGGCGGACCGCACACGGTCGGCGTCATCGCCTCCGTCACCCGCCCGTTCTGCCGGGCCTGCGACCGCACCCGCCTCACCGCCGACGGCCAGGTGCGCACCTGTCTCTTCGCGACCGAGGAGACGGACCTGCGGGCCGCGCTCCGCTCGGACGCCCCGGACGAGACGGTCGCGGAGATCTGGAAGAAGGCCATGTGGGGCAAGAAGGCGGGCTCGGGCCTCGACGACCCGAGCTTCCTCCAGCCCGAGCGCCCGATGTCGGCGATCGGCGGCTGACGCCCAGGCCCTGATCCGCCGGGCGGGCCCTAGGAGTCCGGGTCCCCGGACTCCCACTCGCTCAGCGGCACGACGTCCTTCAGGAAGCCCCGTACACCCAGGAACTGGGAGAGGTGCTCGCGGTGCTCCTCGCACGCGAGCCAGGTCTTGCGGCGCTCGGGCGCGTGCAGCTTGGGGTTGTTCCACGCGAGGACCCAGACGGCGTCGGCGCGGCACCCCTTGGCGGAACAGATCGGCTTCTCTTCGCTCACTGGACCATTGATCACCCGATCATTGTCCAGCAACAGCGATGCCGGGCAGCCACGGGGGGAGCTGCCCGGCATCGGTCCGTCGCTCCGACGGGGGATGCGGAGCGCGTAGGCAGTATGTCACGGCACATGGGGTGCGGTGCACCGGATCGTCATGATTGATCTGAGGTTTTCTTGAGGTTCGGGGCGTCGAGCGCGGGGCGCACCGGAGGGGGGACGAAGGTGGAGGGAAGGGACGGAGCCCTCTCGCGTCCCGCGTTGGCGATCACCACGGCGATGTAGGGGAGCAGGAGGCCCAGGGCCAGCGCCACGAAGGCCACATGCCGTTCCACGTTCCACAGCACCGTCGCGGCGATCACGGAGAGCGTCCGCACCGTCATCGAGATGACATAGCGACGCTGTCGCCCCCGTACGTCGTCGGCGAGCCCCTGCCGGGCCCCCGTGATCCGGAAGACCTCGGTCCCGCCATGCTTCGGCATCGCCGCTCACCACCCACCGGTCGTGCCGGACCCTCCCCGGTCCGGTCCTCTCTCCACCGTACGCCCGCCCCGCGGGGCCGACGAGACCGGGGCACGTACGGCGGTGTCCGACATGCGCCGTATGGCCGATGGGCCGAGACTGGGCCCACATGCGCACTAGGAGGCGATGATGAGTTGGTTGTGGGCGATCATCGTGGGATTCGTCCTCGGTCTGATCGCGAAGGCGATCCTGCCCGGGAAGCAGCAGATCCCGCTCTGGCTGACGACCGTGTTCGGGATTCTCGGCAGCGTGCTCGGAAACGCGGTCGCGACCTGGATCGGAGTCAATGACACCAAGGGCATCGACTGGACCCGGCACCTGCTCCAGCTGATCGGCGCCGTCGCCGTTGTCGGCGTGGGCGACATGCTGTGGGCCTCGATCAGGGGCAACAGAAGACAGCGCGCCTGAGAACGGCGAGAGGCCCGGTACGCGCACCGCGCGCGTACCGGGCCTCTTCCATGATCCCGTCAGCCGGCGAACTCGATCGCCGCCAGGTTCTTCTTGCCGCGCCGCAGCACCAGCCACCGGCCGTGCAGCAGCTCCTCCGCCGACACCTCGGCGTCCTCGGCGGTCACCTTCGCGTTGTTCACGTAGGCCCCGCCCTCCTTCACCGTGCGCCGCGCCGCCGACTTGCTCGCCACGAGGCCGACCTCGGCGAACAGGTCCACGACCTGGCCGAGCTCGGTCACGCGCGCGTGCGGCAGCTCGGACAGCGCGGCGGCGAGCGTCGGCTCGTCCAGCCCGGCCAGGTCGCCCTGCCCGAACAGCGCCTTGGAGGCGTTGATGACGGCCGCGCACTGCTCGGTGCCGTGCACCAGGGTGGTGAGCTCCTCGGCGAGCGCCCGCTGGGCGGCACGCGCCTGCGGCCGCTCGGCGGTCTGCTCCTCCAGCTCCTCCAGCTCCTCGCGGGACTTGAAGGACAGGATCCGCATGTACGTCGAGATGTCCCGGTCGTCCACGTTCAGCCAGAACTGGTAGAACGCGTACGGCGTGGTCATCTCCGGGTCCAGCCAGACGGCCCCGCCCTCGGTCTTGCCGAACTTGGTGCCGTCCGCCTTCACCATCAGCGGGGTCGCGAGCGCGTGCGCCTGCGCGCCCGGCTCCAGGCGGTGGATCAGGTCGAGGCCGGCCACCAGGTTGCCCCACTGGTCCGAGCCGCCCTGCTGGAGCGTGCAGCCGTAGCGGCGGTACAGCTCCAGGAAGTCCATGCCCTGGAGCAGCTGGTAGCTGAACTCGGTGTAGCTGATGCCCTGCTCGGACTCCAGACGCCGGGCGACGGAGTCCTTGGTCAGCATCTTGTTGACCCGGAAGTGCTTGCCGATGTCCCGCAGGAACTCGATCGCCGACATCCCGGCGGTCCAGTCCAGGTTGTTCACCATGACCGCCGCGTTCTCCCCCTCGAAGGAGAGGAAGGGCTCGATCTGCGAGCGCAGCCGGGTCACCCAGTTCGCGACCGTCTCGGGGTCGTTCAGGGTGCGCTCGGCCGTCGGACGCGGGTCGCCGATCTGCCCGGTGGCCCCGCCGACCAGCGCCAGCGGCCGGTGCCCGGCCTGCTGGAGCCGGCGGACGGTGAGGACCTGGACCAGGTGGCCGACGTGGAGACTGGCCGCGGTCGGGTCGAAACCGCAATAGAACGTGACGGGACCGTCCGCGAGAGCCTTGCGCAGTGCGTCCTCATCGGTGGACTGGGCGAACAGCCCGCGCCACTTCAGCTCATCGACGATGTCCGTCACGATCGTCAGTCTCCTTGTGATGCTCATGGGAAATGGTGGTCTCAGTCTAGGCGGGTCAGACCCCCTTGCTGACCGAGCTCATGTTGAAATCGGGGATCCGCAGGGCGGGCATCGCGGCCCGGGTGAACCAGTCGCTCCACTCGCGCGGCAGCGTCTTCTCCGTACGGCCCGCCTCCGTGGCCCGCGACAGCAGGTCCACCGGCGACTCGTTGAACCGGAAGTTGTTCACCTCGCCGACCACCTCGCCGTTCTCGACGAGGTAGACGCCGTCCCGGGTCAGCCCGGTCAGCAGCAGCGTCGCCGGGTCGACCTCGCGGATGTACCAGAGGCAGGTCAGCAGCAGGCCCCGCTCGGTGGAGGCCACCATCTCCTCCAGGGAGCGCTCGCCGCCGCCGTCCAGGATCAGGTTCCCCGCTCCCGGCGCCACGGGCAAGCGAGTAAGCCCCGCCGTGTGCCGGGTGGTGATCAGGTGCGCCAGGGCGCCGGCCTTCACCCAGTCGACCGGCCCGACCGGCAGACCGTTGTCGAAGACGGAGGAGTCGTCGCCGGAGGAGTGCGCGATCACGAACGGCGAGGACTCCAGGCCCGGCTCGTTCGGGTCGCTGCGCAGCGTCAGCGGCAGCGGGGAGAGCGTCTCGCCGAGCCGGGTGCCGCCGCCGGGCTTGGAGAAGACCGTACGGCCCTCCATCGCGTCCCGGGCCGCCGAGGACCACAGCTGGTAGATCATCAGGTCGGCCACGGCGGTCGGCGGCAGCAGCGTCTCGTACCGGCCGGCGGGCAGCTCGATCCGCCGCTCCGCCCAGCCGAGGCGGGTCGCCAGCTCGGCGTCGAGCGCGGCCGGGTCGACGTCCTTGAAGTCCCGGGTCGAGCGCCCGGCCCAGGCGGAGCGCGAGCGGTCCGGGGACTTGGCGTTGAG contains these protein-coding regions:
- the moaA gene encoding GTP 3',8-cyclase MoaA: MLIDTYGRVATDLRVSLTDRCNLRCTYCMPEEGLQWLAKPDLLTDDEIVRLIRIAVTDLGVTEVRFTGGEPLLRPGLVGIVERCAALEPRPRMSLTTNGIGLKRTAAALKAAGLDRVNVSLDTLRPDVFKTLTRRDRHQDVLDGMAAAREAGLTPVKVNAVLMPGLNADEAPDLLAWAVQEGYELRFIEQMPLDAQHGWKRDGMITAGDILESLRTRFTLTPEGSEERGSAPAERWVVDGGPHTVGVIASVTRPFCRACDRTRLTADGQVRTCLFATEETDLRAALRSDAPDETVAEIWKKAMWGKKAGSGLDDPSFLQPERPMSAIGG
- a CDS encoding DUF3099 domain-containing protein, which codes for MPKHGGTEVFRITGARQGLADDVRGRQRRYVISMTVRTLSVIAATVLWNVERHVAFVALALGLLLPYIAVVIANAGRERAPSLPSTFVPPPVRPALDAPNLKKTSDQS
- a CDS encoding GlsB/YeaQ/YmgE family stress response membrane protein, coding for MSWLWAIIVGFVLGLIAKAILPGKQQIPLWLTTVFGILGSVLGNAVATWIGVNDTKGIDWTRHLLQLIGAVAVVGVGDMLWASIRGNRRQRA
- the tyrS gene encoding tyrosine--tRNA ligase; the protein is MTDIVDELKWRGLFAQSTDEDALRKALADGPVTFYCGFDPTAASLHVGHLVQVLTVRRLQQAGHRPLALVGGATGQIGDPRPTAERTLNDPETVANWVTRLRSQIEPFLSFEGENAAVMVNNLDWTAGMSAIEFLRDIGKHFRVNKMLTKDSVARRLESEQGISYTEFSYQLLQGMDFLELYRRYGCTLQQGGSDQWGNLVAGLDLIHRLEPGAQAHALATPLMVKADGTKFGKTEGGAVWLDPEMTTPYAFYQFWLNVDDRDISTYMRILSFKSREELEELEEQTAERPQARAAQRALAEELTTLVHGTEQCAAVINASKALFGQGDLAGLDEPTLAAALSELPHARVTELGQVVDLFAEVGLVASKSAARRTVKEGGAYVNNAKVTAEDAEVSAEELLHGRWLVLRRGKKNLAAIEFAG
- a CDS encoding metallopeptidase TldD-related protein — encoded protein: MSRVSKPYEIVERALELSRADGCVVIADEESSANLRWAGNALTTNGVTRGRTLTVIATVDGAQGTASGVVSRSAVTVDDLEPLVRAAEAAARAAGPAEDAQPLVEGVPASPDFADAPAETSSAVFTDFAPALGEAFARARAGGRELYGFAHHELTSTYLGTSTGLRLRHDQPNGTLELNAKSPDRSRSAWAGRSTRDFKDVDPAALDAELATRLGWAERRIELPAGRYETLLPPTAVADLMIYQLWSSAARDAMEGRTVFSKPGGGTRLGETLSPLPLTLRSDPNEPGLESSPFVIAHSSGDDSSVFDNGLPVGPVDWVKAGALAHLITTRHTAGLTRLPVAPGAGNLILDGGGERSLEEMVASTERGLLLTCLWYIREVDPATLLLTGLTRDGVYLVENGEVVGEVNNFRFNESPVDLLSRATEAGRTEKTLPREWSDWFTRAAMPALRIPDFNMSSVSKGV